The following proteins come from a genomic window of Methanobacterium formicicum:
- a CDS encoding glycosyltransferase family 39 protein, translating to MVNLDNSKFIHPSNILGLLFLTLMVGCITYCCFRVHSDIGPIWDTYDLLANAAFYAGNDIGYYDPLRPPLMSILGSLYLEKTLITWPIMCIDGLIFVFGSIGLYLLFKLRFDVFSSLLGTLLFVTYPIVLTFATEGLTDIPSVCIAIWGLLFTVLAVKKNTRMFYIAFPLLTLAFFTRYSTALFIFPVSLYILINRDTFKPWKDIFVGVGISIMIPFLIFHLYQVELGNTFISLANFFKTSSISSETASSMILSYNPDILYYFKLMLFATWFEGMALILVIILGLILFLIRGFKLNKQKKSSKQFLKDKWAQSVLTKKKIVFGSVHLNNFWFDL from the coding sequence GTGGTTAACTTAGATAATTCCAAATTTATTCATCCATCCAACATCTTAGGTTTACTATTTCTAACCTTAATGGTGGGATGTATTACCTACTGCTGTTTCCGGGTACATTCGGATATTGGGCCGATCTGGGATACTTATGACTTACTGGCCAATGCTGCTTTCTATGCGGGTAATGATATTGGATACTACGATCCCCTGAGACCCCCACTGATGTCCATTTTAGGGTCATTATATCTTGAAAAAACCTTGATTACCTGGCCCATCATGTGCATTGACGGATTAATATTTGTTTTCGGTTCCATTGGCTTATACTTGCTTTTTAAACTTCGTTTTGATGTTTTCAGCAGTTTACTGGGAACATTACTATTCGTTACTTACCCCATAGTACTCACCTTTGCCACTGAAGGTTTAACCGACATTCCCAGTGTTTGTATAGCCATCTGGGGTTTGTTATTCACAGTTCTGGCCGTTAAAAAGAACACTCGAATGTTTTATATAGCCTTTCCCCTGCTAACCCTGGCATTTTTCACCCGTTATTCAACAGCTTTATTCATATTCCCAGTGTCACTTTACATTTTAATCAATAGGGATACTTTTAAACCCTGGAAGGACATTTTTGTAGGAGTAGGCATCTCTATCATGATTCCTTTCCTCATTTTCCATTTGTATCAGGTGGAATTGGGGAATACTTTTATTTCTTTAGCAAATTTCTTTAAAACAAGTTCAATTTCATCGGAAACCGCTTCCTCAATGATCCTGAGTTATAACCCTGATATTTTGTACTACTTTAAGTTGATGCTATTTGCCACCTGGTTTGAAGGGATGGCTCTTATTCTAGTAATTATTTTAGGGTTAATTTTATTTTTAATAAGAGGGTTTAAACTAAATAAACAGAAAAAGAGCTCTAAACAATTTTTAAAGGATAAATGGGCACAATCAGTGCTTACTAAGAAAAAAATTGTTTTTGGCAGTGTTCATCTTAATAATTTTTGGTTTGACCTTTGA
- a CDS encoding glycosyltransferase family 39 protein codes for MMTGISDNLFDKIKSHSSTVIFLLALTLIVSFITYNCFQIQLSIGPVWDTYDFMANAALMAGKGVGYFDLLRPPFLSFLTAIYYSVDGLALWPIAAIDCVIFVLGVIGLYLLFKLRFDDLTSFLGALIFATFPIVITYVGAGFTDNPSVCLSIWALLFTVLAVKKDSRLFYLSFPLAMISFLTRFSMALLIFPIFLYLLINWEKIKDLKYVRDILIGIVISFALLIPVFMFYAQFGSPIYPFLDFFGSSSGASAAGGMHFAYNTDFFYFVKLLPYLIGPESIGVLFIFLLGMILYIFNRFRIKTISNGVNNDKIHKLMENKGKIIVLLVVLVIFVLTIQKIHYLISETLFFILCYLFYDWIKVLEFKDLDLDFLFLSWGMTFFLFHSIYIIKDYRYFVGMAPSTVYFLMRGFFWAVSQFGFKFKGHNITQLAMASFLIILVLFSTLSSFSGIHEANIELQTLNGDIITASDWFVQYDPEYKNKVIYSDFWPYSGWYLRMNISKMPIFRDGEVLYCGAKDYNFTQQDIIAYNSELESHNAEYYFSMRKGLNFYNYKPIKQFGSVTLYKRD; via the coding sequence ATGATGACTGGAATTTCTGATAATCTCTTTGACAAGATAAAAAGCCATTCCTCAACTGTTATCTTTTTACTGGCTTTAACCTTAATTGTAAGCTTCATAACCTATAACTGTTTCCAGATACAACTATCCATCGGTCCGGTGTGGGATACCTATGATTTCATGGCCAACGCCGCCCTAATGGCCGGTAAGGGAGTTGGTTACTTTGACCTGTTACGCCCCCCCTTCCTGTCATTCCTGACTGCCATCTACTACAGTGTTGATGGTCTGGCCCTGTGGCCCATTGCCGCCATTGACTGTGTGATATTCGTTCTGGGAGTCATAGGATTATACTTATTATTCAAGTTGCGCTTTGATGATTTGACCAGTTTTCTGGGAGCATTAATCTTTGCCACTTTTCCCATTGTCATCACCTACGTTGGAGCAGGATTCACAGATAATCCCAGTGTATGCCTATCCATTTGGGCGCTGCTATTCACCGTACTGGCCGTTAAGAAAGACTCAAGGTTATTCTATTTATCATTCCCCCTGGCAATGATATCCTTTTTAACCCGCTTTTCAATGGCATTGTTGATCTTCCCGATTTTCTTATATTTACTTATTAACTGGGAAAAGATTAAAGATCTAAAATATGTAAGGGATATTCTAATCGGAATAGTAATCTCCTTTGCACTATTAATTCCAGTTTTCATGTTCTATGCTCAATTCGGAAGTCCAATTTATCCATTCCTGGACTTTTTCGGATCCAGTTCCGGAGCATCGGCAGCCGGTGGAATGCACTTTGCCTATAACACTGATTTCTTCTACTTTGTCAAGCTGTTACCCTATTTAATAGGCCCAGAGTCAATAGGAGTCCTTTTTATCTTTTTGTTGGGAATGATCCTGTATATTTTTAACAGATTTCGAATTAAAACCATTTCAAATGGTGTTAATAATGATAAAATTCACAAATTAATGGAAAATAAAGGAAAAATCATAGTTCTCCTGGTTGTTTTGGTTATATTTGTTTTAACCATCCAAAAAATCCATTACCTTATATCGGAGACATTATTTTTCATATTGTGTTATTTATTCTATGACTGGATAAAAGTTTTAGAATTTAAAGACTTAGATCTTGATTTCCTATTCTTATCATGGGGAATGACATTCTTCCTATTCCACAGTATCTATATAATTAAAGATTACCGCTATTTTGTGGGCATGGCCCCTTCCACGGTCTATTTCTTGATGAGGGGATTTTTCTGGGCAGTGTCCCAGTTTGGGTTTAAGTTTAAGGGTCATAATATCACTCAACTGGCCATGGCATCATTCTTAATAATCCTAGTTTTATTTTCAACGCTGTCCTCGTTTTCAGGCATACACGAAGCCAACATCGAGTTGCAAACCCTGAATGGAGATATTATTACTGCCAGTGATTGGTTTGTTCAATATGATCCGGAATATAAAAACAAGGTGATCTACTCTGATTTCTGGCCCTATTCGGGATGGTATCTGCGCATGAATATTAGTAAAATGCCCATATTCAGGGATGGTGAAGTGCTCTACTGTGGGGCCAAGGACTATAACTTCACACAACAGGATATAATTGCTTACAACAGTGAATTGGAATCTCATAATGCAGAATATTACTTTTCAATGAGAAAAGGACTGAATTTCTACAATTACAAGCCTATTAAACAGTTTGGCTCAGTAACACTCTACAAAAGAGATTAG